Proteins from a genomic interval of Fusarium oxysporum Fo47 chromosome I, complete sequence:
- a CDS encoding DNA-directed RNA polymerase produces MAPTQQAAWRKAPTAEEIANRQTVGINKETVTNITSTDYPGHHPGEDLAFTLDRFRDAFSVKFHQNDQFLASFSLVGIDASLANAFRRILLSEIPTLAIENVYIENNTSVIQDEVLAHRLGLIPFKGGREGLHNFLKWHKKPEAGEDPYAGCFDWNTVRLELNVTCTVNEDASPAENDPLKAYHNAHVYARDIVFVPTGKQVEYFSGEDAIAPTNPDILIAKLRPRQTINLAMHMHKGIGSDHAKFSPVATASYRLLPTITITKPILGADAEKFAKCFPKGVIGLEKVTAEEAAQAGSGYEGQEGETKAVVVDAMKDTVSREALRHKEFEGKVKLGRRRDHFIFSIESTGQWDSDELFLESVKHLKLKCKKLEQQVINMAR; encoded by the exons ATGGCACCCACACAGCAGGCTGCGTGGAGAAAAGCTCCTACTGCAGAGGAAATTGCCAATCGTCAG ACTGTTGGCATCAACAAGGAAACCGTCACAAACATCACCTCCACTGATTACCCAGGCCATCACCCTGGAGAAGACCTCGCATTCACGCTTGATCGTTTCCGCGATGCGTTTTCCGTAAAATTTCACCAAAACGATCAGTTCCTCGcctctttctctcttgtcGGAATCGACGCTTCGCTCGCAAACGCTTTTCGACGTATTCTACTCTCCGAGATTCCCACCCTCGCTATCGAGAACGTTTATATCGAGAACAACACCTCTGTCATTCAAGACGAGGTTCTCGCGCATCGTCTTGGACTCATCCCATTCAAGGGTGGCCGTGAGGGTCTGCACAACTTCCTCAAGTGGCACAAGAAGCCAGAGGCTGGCGAGGACCCTTATGCCGGCTGCTTCGACTGGAACACGGTCCGCCTCGAGCTTAACGTGACATGCACCGTCAATGAGGATGCTTCGCCCGCTGAGAACGACCCTCTCAAAGCTTACCATAACGCCCACGTTTATGCGCGCGACATCGTCTTCGTCCCTACTGGCAAGCAGGTCGAGTACTTCAGCGGCGAGGACGCCATTGCGCCCACGAACCCAGACATCTTGATCGCCAAGCTGCGACCCCGACAGACCATTAACCTCGCCATGCATATGCACAAGGGAATTGGATCCGATCACGCCAAGTTCTCTCCTGTCGCGACAGCCTCCTACCGTCTCCTACCTACCATTACCATTACCAAGCCTATCTTGGGCGCTGATGCCGAAAAGTTTGCCAAGTGCTTCCCCAAGGGTGTCATCGGCCTCGAAAAGGTTACGGCCGAGGAAGCTGCTCAGGCTGGTAGCGGTTATGAGGGCCAGGAGGGCGAGACCAAGGCCGTGGTCGTTGATGCAATGAAGGATACTGTCAGCCGAGAGGCTCTACGACACAAGGAGTTCGAGGGCAAGGTGAAGCTTGGCCGAAGGCGAGATCATTTTATCTTCTCCATCGAGAGCACAGGGCAGTGGGATAGCGATGAGCTTTTCCTCGAGTCAGTTAAGcacctcaagctcaagtGCAAGAAGCTTGAGCAGCAAGTTATCAACATGGCGAGGTAG
- a CDS encoding nucleophile aminohydrolase has translation MPGFDFSNYNRNAALHARGVPLPKATSTGTTIVGCIFDGGVVIAADTRATSGPIVADKNCEKLHYISPQIWCAGAGTAADTEFTTALISSQLELHSLSTGRKPRVVTCMTLLKQHLFRYQGHIGAYLVVAGVDPTGTHLFTVHAHGSTDKLPYVTMGSGSLAAMSVFETQWKPDLNQEEAVKLASDAILAGVWNDLGSGSNVDVAIITKDKTTLKRNYIKPNEKEPKLQSYRFPKGTTAVLNEKIIKRDEIKRYISVEDVPVEEKMDVDS, from the exons ATGCCAGGCTTCGACTTCTCAAACTACAACCGCAATGCGGCTCTCCACGCCCGAGGAGTGCCTCTGCCCAAGGCTACCAGCACTGGAACGACTATTGTTGGATGCATATTTGATGGTGGTGTTGTG ATTGCTGCCGATACTCGAGCCACATCCGGTCCCATTGTCGCCGACAAGAACTGCGAGAAGCTTCACTACATCTCTCCTCAGATTTGGTGCGCTGGCGCCGGTACCGCCGCTGACACAGAGTTCACCACCGCCCTcatctcttctcaactcGAGCTGCACTCCCTATCCACAGGTCGCAAGCCCCGCGTCGTCACTTGCATGACCCTCCTGAAGCAACACCTCTTCCGCTACCAGGGCCACATCGGTGCCTACCTGGTCGTTGCTGGCGTCGACCCTACTGGCACCCACCTCTTCACTGTCCACGCTCACGGCAGCACAGATAAGCTTCCCTATGTTACCATGGGCAGTGGTAGCTTGGCAGCTATGAGTGTCTTTGAGACGCAGTGGAAGCCCGATCTTAACCAGGAGGAAGCCGTGAAGCTGGCGAGCGACGCCATTCTTGCTGGTGTCTGGAACGATCTGGGCTCGGGTTCAAACGTGGACGTGgctatcatcaccaaggacaagACAACACTCAAGAGAAACTACATCAAGCCCAACGAGAAGGAGCCCAAGCTTCAGAGTTACCGTTTCCCCAAGGGCACGACGGCGGTGCTGAACgaaaagatcatcaagagGGACGAGATCAAGCGGTACATTAGCGTGGAAGACGTACCcgtggaggagaagatggatgttgaCAGCTAA